The Deltaproteobacteria bacterium PRO3 genome window below encodes:
- the kdpA gene encoding potassium-transporting ATPase subunit A: MTVFLFVLLIVGGSALLSWPLGRYLKWAMDPEPGQAGLFDRLFRAFGGSFVGRPQDWKQYTLSLLAFNVILFLVSFALLALQQRLPLNPDGKSALEGSLIFNTVASFVTNTNLQHYSGEVHLSYFSQLTLMWLQFVTPAVGLAALAAVARGAAGRREMGNFFLDLQRATFLVMLPACLIVGFIFVLGGMPMTLDGVVKATTLEGIEQVIARGPVAAFVAVKQLGTNGGGFFGPNSTHPFENPSFFTNMVSTVSIVVIPMACVWMFGRIVKRIRHAAVVFGVMLALMSARIATAVHYESAPTRAFAGLAVEQTTGNLEGKELRFGSAAGPLWAVATTSTSNGSVNAMHDSLNPMTGLMPMVGMWLNEDFGGVGVGFVNMFVYIVLGVFVAGMMVGRTPEYLGRRVESHEVKLAVLALFAHSLFILAPTALFAATDWGVKALNNVGSHGFSEILYEFSSASANNGSGFEGLGDNNVPWNVATGLVMLLARFIPIILPLGIAGSLAVKKSAAESAGSLGVDNLTFGIMLFATIIFIGALTFFPVAILGPVAEHLQFMR; the protein is encoded by the coding sequence ATGACCGTTTTTCTCTTTGTCCTTCTCATCGTCGGCGGCAGTGCCTTGCTCTCCTGGCCTTTGGGTCGATATTTGAAATGGGCCATGGATCCCGAGCCCGGGCAGGCGGGCCTTTTCGATCGCCTGTTTCGCGCCTTCGGCGGGAGCTTCGTCGGACGGCCGCAGGACTGGAAACAATATACCCTGTCCCTGCTCGCCTTCAACGTGATCCTGTTTCTCGTGAGTTTCGCCCTGTTGGCTTTGCAGCAGCGCCTGCCGCTCAATCCGGACGGGAAGTCCGCCTTGGAAGGCAGCCTGATCTTCAACACCGTGGCCTCCTTCGTGACCAACACCAACCTGCAGCACTACTCCGGCGAAGTGCACCTGAGCTATTTCTCCCAGCTGACCTTGATGTGGCTGCAGTTCGTGACGCCTGCCGTCGGGCTCGCCGCCTTGGCCGCCGTCGCCCGAGGCGCCGCCGGACGCAGGGAGATGGGGAATTTCTTCCTCGACCTGCAAAGGGCGACCTTTTTGGTGATGCTGCCGGCCTGCCTGATCGTCGGGTTTATCTTTGTGCTCGGCGGCATGCCCATGACCCTGGATGGGGTGGTCAAGGCGACGACTTTGGAGGGCATCGAGCAGGTCATCGCCCGCGGTCCGGTGGCGGCCTTCGTCGCCGTCAAGCAGCTCGGGACCAACGGCGGGGGCTTCTTCGGCCCGAACAGCACCCATCCCTTCGAAAACCCCAGCTTCTTCACCAATATGGTCTCGACGGTCAGCATCGTCGTTATTCCGATGGCCTGCGTTTGGATGTTCGGCCGCATCGTGAAGCGGATACGTCATGCGGCGGTGGTCTTCGGCGTCATGCTGGCCCTGATGTCGGCCCGCATCGCGACCGCCGTTCATTACGAATCGGCCCCAACCCGAGCCTTCGCGGGCCTGGCCGTTGAGCAGACGACCGGCAACCTGGAGGGAAAAGAGCTTCGCTTCGGATCCGCGGCCGGGCCGCTTTGGGCGGTCGCGACCACTTCGACCAGCAACGGGTCCGTCAACGCCATGCACGACAGCTTGAATCCCATGACCGGGTTGATGCCGATGGTCGGCATGTGGCTGAACGAGGACTTCGGAGGCGTCGGCGTCGGCTTTGTCAACATGTTCGTCTACATCGTTCTCGGCGTCTTCGTCGCGGGAATGATGGTGGGCCGTACGCCCGAGTATTTGGGCCGCCGCGTGGAATCGCACGAGGTCAAGCTGGCGGTGTTGGCGCTATTCGCGCATTCCCTTTTCATTTTGGCCCCGACCGCCCTGTTCGCCGCGACGGATTGGGGCGTCAAGGCGCTCAACAACGTCGGTTCGCACGGCTTCAGCGAAATCCTCTACGAGTTCAGCTCCGCCTCCGCGAACAACGGCTCGGGGTTCGAAGGCTTGGGCGACAACAACGTCCCTTGGAACGTCGCGACGGGCCTGGTGATGCTTCTGGCCCGCTTCATCCCGATCATCCTGCCCCTTGGCATCGCCGGCTCCCTGGCCGTCAAAAAGTCCGCCGCGGAGTCGGCGGGAAGCCTGGGCGTGGATAACCTTACCTTCGGGATCATGCTGTTCGCGACGATCATCTTCATCGGCGCGCTTACCTTTTTCCCGGTCGCGATCCTGGGACCCGTCGCCGAACATTTGCAATTCATGAGGTAG
- the kdpB gene encoding potassium-transporting ATPase subunit KdpB, whose amino-acid sequence MSTHNPSSLFSRHLMVPAIGNAFKKLNPAVMVKNPVMFVTMIGAILTTVGIFTASQDRVFVGQLALWLWFTVLFANFAEAVAEGRGRAQADALRKARKETMARVLRDGKEERIPAPSLQKGDVVVCEAGDVIPADGEVIEGIATVDESAITGESAPVIRESGGDRSAVTGGTKVISDRIVVRVTMERGRGFLDRMISMVEGAKRQKTPNEIALTILLAALTLIFLLVCVTLKPFGLFFELNFSIPVLVALLVCLIPTTIGGLLSAIGISGIDRLIRHNVMATSGKAVEAAGDVDVLLLDKTGTITLGNRMATAFLPAPGVRPERLADMAQLASLADETPEGRSIAVLAKQQFNLRGREVAEPHAKFVPFTAQTRMSGVDFPALAGQAERIIRKGAADAVKRHVESLGGNFPREVERIVEEISRGGGTPLVVAENREVLGVVQLKDVVKGGIKERFAKLRKMGIRTVMITGDNPLTAAAIAAEAGVDDFMAQATPEDKLRRIREEQAKGHLVAMTGDGTNDAPALAQADVGVAMNTGTQAAREAGNMVDLDSNPTKLMEIVEIGKQLIMTRGSLTTFSLSNDVAKYFAILPAMFLMLYAKPGEGAGPLAALNIMGLHSDKSAILSAVIFNALIIVALIPLALKGVEYRATGAAAVLRRNLLVYGLGGILAPFLGIKLIDVILVALRLV is encoded by the coding sequence ATGAGCACGCACAACCCCTCATCCTTATTCAGCCGGCACCTCATGGTGCCCGCGATCGGCAACGCCTTTAAGAAATTGAACCCGGCCGTGATGGTGAAAAACCCCGTCATGTTCGTTACCATGATCGGCGCGATCCTGACCACGGTCGGCATCTTCACCGCCTCGCAAGACCGCGTCTTCGTCGGGCAATTGGCCCTTTGGCTCTGGTTTACGGTGCTCTTCGCCAACTTCGCCGAGGCGGTGGCGGAGGGGCGGGGCAGGGCTCAGGCGGACGCCCTGCGCAAGGCGCGGAAAGAAACCATGGCCCGCGTCCTGCGCGACGGAAAGGAAGAGAGAATCCCCGCTCCTTCCCTCCAAAAAGGCGATGTGGTGGTCTGCGAGGCGGGCGACGTCATCCCCGCCGACGGCGAGGTGATCGAGGGCATCGCCACGGTCGACGAAAGCGCCATCACCGGCGAGTCCGCGCCGGTCATCCGCGAGAGCGGGGGAGATAGGAGCGCGGTCACCGGCGGCACCAAGGTCATCAGCGACCGCATTGTGGTGCGAGTCACGATGGAGCGGGGCAGGGGTTTCCTCGACCGGATGATTTCCATGGTCGAAGGCGCGAAGCGGCAAAAGACGCCCAACGAGATCGCCCTGACCATTCTGCTCGCCGCGCTGACCTTGATCTTTTTACTGGTCTGCGTCACGCTCAAGCCTTTCGGCTTGTTTTTCGAACTGAATTTTTCGATTCCCGTATTGGTCGCGCTCCTGGTGTGCCTGATACCGACCACCATCGGCGGCCTGCTCAGCGCCATCGGCATCAGCGGCATCGACCGGCTCATTCGGCACAATGTCATGGCCACCAGCGGCAAGGCGGTGGAGGCCGCCGGCGACGTCGACGTCCTCCTCTTGGACAAGACGGGCACCATCACCTTGGGCAACCGCATGGCCACGGCCTTCCTGCCCGCGCCCGGCGTGAGGCCGGAGCGTCTCGCGGATATGGCGCAGCTCGCCTCGCTGGCCGACGAGACCCCCGAAGGCCGCAGCATCGCGGTGCTCGCCAAACAGCAATTCAACCTGCGCGGCCGCGAGGTGGCGGAGCCTCATGCCAAATTCGTGCCCTTCACGGCTCAAACCCGCATGAGCGGCGTGGATTTCCCCGCCTTGGCGGGTCAGGCGGAGCGGATCATTCGCAAGGGCGCCGCGGACGCGGTCAAGCGGCACGTTGAATCGCTGGGGGGAAATTTCCCCAGAGAGGTGGAGAGGATTGTCGAGGAGATCTCCCGCGGCGGCGGGACACCCCTCGTGGTCGCCGAGAACCGCGAAGTGCTGGGGGTGGTCCAGCTCAAGGACGTGGTGAAGGGCGGGATCAAGGAGCGTTTCGCCAAACTTCGAAAGATGGGCATTCGCACGGTGATGATCACCGGCGACAACCCTCTGACCGCCGCGGCTATCGCCGCCGAGGCCGGCGTGGACGATTTCATGGCCCAGGCCACTCCCGAGGACAAGCTCAGGCGGATCCGCGAGGAACAAGCCAAAGGGCATCTCGTCGCCATGACCGGCGACGGCACCAATGACGCGCCGGCCTTGGCTCAAGCGGACGTCGGCGTGGCGATGAATACCGGAACCCAGGCCGCCCGCGAGGCCGGCAACATGGTGGATCTGGACAGCAATCCCACCAAGCTCATGGAGATCGTCGAGATCGGCAAGCAGCTCATCATGACCCGCGGATCGCTGACGACCTTCAGCCTGTCGAACGACGTCGCCAAGTACTTCGCCATTTTGCCGGCGATGTTTCTCATGCTTTACGCCAAGCCGGGCGAGGGAGCGGGACCCTTGGCCGCCTTGAACATCATGGGGTTGCATTCGGATAAATCCGCGATCCTGAGCGCCGTCATCTTCAACGCGCTTATCATCGTGGCGCTGATTCCCCTGGCCTTGAAAGGCGTCGAATATCGGGCGACCGGGGCCGCTGCGGTCCTCCGGCGCAACCTGTTGGTTTACGGGCTGGGCGGGATCCTGGCGCCCTTTCTCGGCATCAAGCTTATCGACGTGATCTTGGTCGCCCTGCGCTTGGTCTAA
- the kdpF gene encoding K(+)-transporting ATPase subunit F gives MENIVAGVISLFVFVYLFVAVMRPDKF, from the coding sequence ATGGAAAACATCGTCGCCGGGGTTATTTCCCTTTTTGTCTTTGTTTACTTGTTCGTCGCCGTGATGCGGCCGGATAAGTTCTGA
- a CDS encoding PAS domain-containing protein, producing the protein MLGRFQPAGFRVDAPPRLQPDFDAPRLSPAERHAAFVAALLEGLADWHEARPISRNLDAGPQSLARSLEALPLYRRSELAKRIGPAALVELSALATESDPELFLQGLMNLARRLHGAGDAALAAALPLSLRRSLQDHPEWRGAISPAAWADLNRECDVVQGRGPIAPRVEFLLRHFAREVSHPATLASFAAGAGAFQSLRLLTLARLTAAPAGLATRAWRARALASLAGLGGETFALTLSHRSLREALGERQAWDAESIRRELLVNGITLGLMRGAGAASESAFRGLHGVAPGASRVARLSGFTSISRLAIPQTAMFGALLLAHRAESALGLRPAGDGATVLFDSLATLLHFNIGGRIFESVQPRGFGAWTRGLEAQSRALASVSAPRSGGGGDLGAWQPRSDFAWAVAGRRPREPRRAFEDFWAMNERPKDEGGVPRPAGPRLESVTAPSPVRFREVLEASPHPVLVVDPQGEIRYANGPARRIFQPTLLDFANIRIMEVFEPHPSEPGLFVWSRGENDVTYWRMERRNLGGEEGFIAHFLSDVTELQVLKERASALQEQNVRLEAKSQLAERFLHDGGNLLSDLSFREGLLERLVGAPGAAGESSRWGAFADRVRDLGSSVGKVMDFYRSWRRIAAGSPRQVTVLSMEPMLNEALRLNEGARQKQGIRLETDFGSEALTVRGEEALLINAVLNLLVNACHAMPGGGTLRVRTYPHDAFVVIEVSDTGIGIPPEHLPHIFEFGFTTKQHSGGTGLGLPNVRTAVENLHGGRVEVESRVGEGTTFRLFLPSSSVAGH; encoded by the coding sequence ATGCTGGGACGGTTCCAACCCGCGGGATTCAGGGTAGACGCGCCCCCTCGGCTTCAACCTGATTTTGACGCGCCGCGACTTTCCCCCGCCGAGCGCCACGCCGCCTTCGTGGCGGCCCTCCTCGAGGGACTCGCCGATTGGCACGAAGCGAGGCCGATCTCCCGAAATCTGGATGCCGGTCCGCAGTCTCTGGCGCGAAGCCTCGAGGCCCTGCCCCTCTATCGCCGCTCTGAATTGGCCAAGCGCATCGGGCCGGCCGCCTTGGTCGAACTCAGCGCGCTAGCCACGGAGTCGGACCCGGAATTATTCCTTCAAGGCCTAATGAATCTGGCGCGGCGTCTGCACGGTGCCGGCGATGCGGCCCTGGCCGCGGCCCTCCCCTTGAGCCTGCGCCGCAGCCTGCAGGACCACCCCGAATGGCGTGGCGCGATTTCTCCCGCCGCCTGGGCGGACTTGAACCGCGAATGTGATGTCGTGCAAGGGCGCGGCCCCATCGCCCCCCGCGTGGAATTCCTGCTGCGTCACTTCGCCCGCGAGGTCTCGCACCCCGCGACCCTGGCCAGCTTCGCCGCCGGCGCGGGCGCCTTCCAAAGCCTTCGACTGCTGACCCTGGCCCGGCTGACCGCGGCGCCGGCGGGCCTCGCGACCCGCGCCTGGCGGGCGCGCGCCTTGGCCTCCCTGGCCGGGCTGGGCGGCGAGACCTTCGCCCTAACCCTCAGCCACCGCTCGCTGCGCGAGGCGCTCGGCGAGCGACAGGCCTGGGACGCGGAGTCGATCCGCCGCGAATTGCTGGTCAACGGCATCACCCTCGGCCTGATGCGCGGCGCGGGCGCGGCCTCGGAATCGGCCTTCCGCGGTCTGCACGGCGTCGCCCCCGGCGCCTCGCGCGTGGCGCGACTCTCGGGATTCACCTCAATTTCGCGGCTGGCGATTCCCCAGACGGCGATGTTCGGGGCCCTGCTGCTCGCCCACCGTGCGGAGAGCGCCCTGGGCCTGAGGCCCGCCGGCGACGGCGCAACCGTCCTGTTCGACTCTCTTGCCACCCTGTTGCACTTCAACATCGGCGGCCGGATCTTCGAGTCCGTCCAGCCGAGGGGCTTCGGGGCCTGGACCCGAGGGCTCGAGGCTCAATCCCGCGCCTTGGCCTCCGTCTCCGCGCCGCGGTCCGGGGGTGGCGGGGATCTCGGCGCTTGGCAGCCTCGGAGCGACTTTGCTTGGGCCGTCGCGGGCCGCAGGCCCCGCGAGCCGAGGCGGGCCTTCGAGGATTTTTGGGCGATGAACGAGCGGCCCAAGGACGAGGGCGGGGTCCCGCGCCCGGCCGGTCCCCGCTTGGAGTCCGTGACCGCGCCCAGCCCGGTGCGCTTCCGCGAAGTCCTCGAGGCCTCGCCGCATCCGGTCTTGGTCGTCGATCCGCAGGGCGAGATCCGCTACGCGAACGGCCCGGCCCGCCGGATCTTCCAGCCCACGCTCCTCGATTTCGCCAATATCCGCATCATGGAGGTCTTCGAGCCGCACCCCAGCGAGCCCGGGCTCTTTGTCTGGTCGCGTGGGGAAAACGATGTGACTTACTGGCGGATGGAGCGAAGAAACCTCGGCGGGGAAGAGGGCTTTATCGCGCATTTTCTGAGCGACGTGACCGAGCTGCAAGTGCTTAAGGAACGCGCCTCCGCCCTGCAAGAGCAGAACGTGAGGCTCGAGGCGAAGTCGCAGCTGGCCGAGCGCTTCCTGCACGACGGCGGGAATCTGCTTTCGGATCTTTCCTTCCGGGAAGGCCTCTTGGAGCGTTTGGTCGGGGCGCCGGGCGCCGCGGGGGAATCCTCGCGCTGGGGAGCCTTCGCGGACCGCGTGCGGGACCTGGGCAGCTCGGTCGGAAAGGTGATGGACTTTTATCGAAGCTGGCGGCGCATCGCCGCGGGGAGCCCGCGGCAGGTGACGGTCCTCTCGATGGAGCCGATGCTCAACGAGGCCCTGCGCCTCAACGAGGGCGCCCGGCAGAAGCAGGGGATACGCCTGGAGACGGATTTTGGTTCCGAAGCCCTGACCGTGCGCGGCGAGGAGGCCCTGCTGATCAATGCCGTCTTGAATCTCTTGGTCAACGCCTGTCACGCCATGCCCGGGGGTGGGACCCTGCGGGTGCGCACCTATCCTCACGACGCCTTCGTGGTGATCGAGGTCTCGGACACCGGTATCGGCATTCCGCCCGAGCATCTCCCGCACATCTTCGAATTCGGTTTCACCACCAAGCAGCACTCCGGCGGCACCGGCCTGGGCCTGCCCAATGTCCGGACCGCGGTCGAGAATCTGCACGGCGGCCGCGTCGAGGTAGAGAGCCGCGTCGGCGAGGGCACGACCTTTCGGCTGTTTCTTCCCTCAAGCTCGGTGGCCGGGCATTGA
- the hemN gene encoding oxygen-independent coproporphyrinogen III oxidase, which yields MKEEMLNERLAALLNKYNVPGPRYTSYPTVPAWTESVGPADYLRSLEGLRPGDPLSLYFHLPFCERLCHFCGCMRVITTDHSRSAPYVEVLLRELDRVVAALPEGVREVSQVHFGGGTPNFLQPEEMRAIVARIRNRFRLMPDAELAIEMHPRTSTPAFCKVLAELGFNRISLGVQDFDPKVQALINRHQTYERTAEMVALLRSLGFRSFNFDLIYGLPGQSFEGWEKTLAQVLELRPDRLAVYSYAHVPWKSAVQRSFKDSDLPPPGMKIELFQRAYETFTAKGYRSIGMDHFARADDELARAAESGGLHRNFMGYSTKADAHQLGFGVSAISYVGGNYFQNLKELADYEAAIRGGGLAAFRGFLLARDDAIRRDLITRIMCNGLVDWADFEAQWGLKHGEYFEAELPELQTFVADGLLENDARALRVRGEGFLFLRNIAMVFDRYLEDIRSQSATPTFSKTV from the coding sequence ATGAAGGAAGAGATGCTGAACGAACGCCTTGCAGCGCTGCTCAACAAGTACAACGTACCCGGGCCCCGTTACACAAGCTACCCGACGGTCCCGGCCTGGACGGAGTCCGTCGGCCCGGCCGATTATCTCCGGAGCCTCGAGGGCCTGCGTCCCGGCGACCCCCTGTCGCTCTACTTCCACCTCCCCTTCTGCGAACGGCTCTGTCATTTCTGCGGCTGCATGCGCGTGATCACCACCGACCACAGCCGCTCGGCGCCCTACGTCGAGGTCCTGTTGCGGGAGCTCGACCGGGTGGTCGCGGCGCTGCCCGAGGGCGTCCGCGAGGTCAGCCAGGTGCATTTCGGCGGCGGCACGCCCAATTTCCTGCAACCTGAGGAGATGCGCGCCATCGTCGCGCGGATCCGCAACCGCTTCCGCCTGATGCCCGACGCCGAGCTGGCCATCGAGATGCATCCCCGCACCAGCACGCCGGCCTTCTGCAAGGTCTTGGCCGAACTGGGCTTCAACCGGATCTCGCTGGGCGTGCAGGACTTCGACCCCAAGGTTCAAGCCCTCATCAACCGGCACCAGACTTATGAAAGGACCGCGGAGATGGTCGCGCTGCTGCGCAGCCTAGGCTTTCGCTCCTTCAACTTCGACCTGATCTACGGCCTGCCCGGCCAGAGCTTCGAAGGGTGGGAGAAGACCTTGGCGCAAGTTCTGGAGCTTAGGCCCGACCGTCTCGCCGTCTACAGCTACGCCCACGTCCCCTGGAAGAGCGCCGTGCAGCGCTCCTTCAAGGACTCCGACCTGCCGCCCCCGGGCATGAAGATTGAGCTCTTCCAGCGGGCCTACGAGACCTTTACCGCCAAGGGCTACCGCTCGATCGGGATGGACCACTTCGCCCGGGCCGACGACGAGCTCGCGCGGGCCGCGGAGAGCGGCGGCCTGCACCGCAACTTCATGGGCTACTCGACCAAGGCCGACGCCCACCAGCTGGGCTTCGGGGTCAGCGCCATCTCCTACGTCGGCGGGAATTACTTCCAAAACTTGAAGGAATTGGCCGACTACGAGGCGGCGATCCGCGGCGGCGGTCTGGCCGCCTTCCGGGGCTTCCTGCTGGCGCGCGACGACGCGATCCGCCGCGACCTGATCACCCGCATCATGTGCAACGGCCTGGTGGATTGGGCCGACTTCGAGGCGCAATGGGGGTTGAAGCACGGCGAGTATTTCGAGGCGGAACTGCCCGAGCTTCAGACCTTCGTCGCCGACGGCCTCCTCGAAAACGACGCAAGGGCCCTGCGCGTGCGGGGCGAAGGCTTCCTCTTCCTGCGCAATATCGCCATGGTCTTCGACCGCTACCTCGAGGACATCCGCAGCCAATCCGCCACCCCAACTTTCTCCAAGACGGTTTGA
- a CDS encoding CopD family protein, whose translation MLYLWLKAFHIIFMVAWFAGLFYIFRLFVYHVKYQDQANMRQAYALMERKLLYVIMHPAMLLTLLLGILLIALNPAVLRAPWFHAKLLGVAGLIGYQIFAGITAKRFARGDFFLSERACRFINEVPTLLLFAIVILVVIKPWA comes from the coding sequence ATGCTTTACCTCTGGCTGAAGGCCTTCCACATCATCTTCATGGTCGCCTGGTTCGCGGGGCTCTTCTATATATTCCGCCTCTTCGTCTACCACGTGAAGTATCAAGACCAGGCGAACATGCGCCAGGCCTACGCCCTGATGGAGCGTAAGCTGCTCTATGTCATCATGCACCCGGCGATGCTGCTGACCTTGCTGCTCGGCATTCTGTTGATCGCCCTCAACCCCGCCGTGCTGCGGGCGCCCTGGTTCCACGCGAAGCTCCTGGGCGTGGCGGGCTTGATCGGCTACCAGATCTTCGCGGGGATCACGGCGAAGCGCTTCGCGCGGGGGGATTTCTTTTTATCGGAGCGGGCCTGCCGGTTTATCAACGAGGTGCCGACCTTGCTGTTGTTCGCGATCGTCATCCTAGTGGTGATCAAGCCTTGGGCGTAG
- a CDS encoding ferrochelatase: protein MQDSKNKIGVLLINLGTPKAPTTADVRRYLRQFLSDPRVIDINPVGRWLLVNLIIAPFRSPKSAAAYRKIWTERGSPLLFHTQDLGRAVAERLGEDYAVEIGMRYGEPSIESALRRLFDRGVREVRILPLYPQYSSSATGSTQEEVFRVAKRMWNITPLQFLLPFFDHPGFIRAFAEVGRGRLRDFRADHVLFSFHGLPERQILKGDIGGNHCLQKPDCCDKIIPANGLCYRAHSYATARALAAALELPAEQYTICFQSRLGRTPWIKPYTDLVIPELAKAGKKRLAVFCPAFVADCLETLEEIGMRAREQFRSLGGEDLLLIPSLNTEPAWVETVCAMVKGD, encoded by the coding sequence ATGCAAGACTCGAAAAATAAAATCGGCGTCCTCTTGATCAACCTCGGCACCCCGAAGGCTCCGACGACCGCTGACGTCCGCCGCTACCTGCGGCAATTCCTCTCCGACCCCCGCGTCATCGACATCAACCCGGTGGGCCGCTGGCTCTTGGTGAACCTCATCATCGCGCCCTTCCGCTCGCCCAAGTCCGCCGCCGCCTACCGCAAGATCTGGACGGAGCGGGGCTCCCCGCTGCTCTTCCACACCCAAGACCTGGGCCGCGCCGTGGCCGAGCGCCTGGGCGAGGACTACGCGGTCGAGATCGGCATGCGCTACGGCGAGCCCTCCATCGAGTCCGCCCTGCGGCGCCTCTTCGACCGGGGCGTCCGCGAGGTCCGCATCCTGCCGCTCTACCCGCAGTACTCCTCCTCGGCGACGGGCTCGACGCAGGAAGAGGTCTTCCGCGTGGCGAAGCGGATGTGGAACATCACCCCGCTGCAGTTCCTCCTGCCCTTCTTCGACCATCCCGGCTTCATCCGGGCCTTCGCGGAGGTCGGGCGCGGCCGGCTGCGCGACTTCCGGGCCGACCATGTCTTGTTCAGCTTCCACGGACTGCCCGAACGGCAGATCCTTAAAGGAGACATCGGTGGAAATCACTGCCTGCAGAAGCCCGACTGCTGCGACAAGATCATCCCCGCCAACGGGCTTTGCTACCGCGCCCACAGCTACGCGACGGCGCGGGCCCTGGCCGCCGCGCTGGAGTTGCCGGCGGAGCAATACACGATCTGCTTCCAATCGCGGCTCGGCCGCACGCCGTGGATCAAGCCCTACACCGACCTGGTGATCCCCGAGCTGGCCAAGGCCGGAAAGAAGCGCCTCGCCGTCTTCTGCCCCGCCTTCGTCGCCGACTGCCTGGAGACGCTGGAAGAGATCGGCATGCGGGCCCGCGAGCAGTTTCGCTCCTTGGGCGGCGAAGACTTGCTCCTGATTCCCTCGCTGAACACCGAGCCGGCCTGGGTCGAGACGGTCTGCGCGATGGTGAAGGGAGATTGA
- a CDS encoding alpha/beta hydrolase, producing MKKILIACFLVALTACGGNALDAVGDFSEGSLEDLVRQGEALALGSPEGEAKSLGLTDGVAIADGMVRVALNVPTAAGNVAARLYLSRECLLKRDRRLVALIPGTLANGGGYYEVAVPGREGFHTVRVLAKSGYCALSVDLLGTGGSFRPEVGQELDSEESALAVAAVARPVATILGIPRWDVYGETGVGTNGALLLARRSDVRSVVVSAAFYLRFGPVSGQLFDPAFRAFVAATPYLPGDPALLNLFFGAAYPDVLAAAVAATLGPPPQTVPSGPFNEVAAVPFGFDPVAGEFVLEAPIQDAAPARADALFIQGSPDPIGSEAGTAELVAAYGASGGGQAESVTLPGASHLMRFDAPISDGPDSAFWEPLLSFLATH from the coding sequence ATGAAAAAAATTCTTATCGCCTGTTTCCTCGTCGCATTGACGGCTTGCGGAGGCAATGCCTTGGACGCCGTGGGGGACTTTTCTGAGGGCTCGCTCGAGGACTTGGTCCGGCAAGGCGAAGCGCTTGCCTTGGGGAGCCCGGAGGGCGAGGCCAAAAGCCTCGGCCTGACCGACGGCGTCGCGATCGCCGACGGCATGGTGAGAGTCGCCTTAAACGTCCCCACGGCGGCGGGCAACGTCGCCGCGCGCCTCTACCTGAGCCGCGAGTGCCTGCTGAAGCGAGACCGCCGTCTGGTGGCCTTGATTCCCGGAACTTTGGCGAACGGCGGCGGCTACTATGAAGTCGCGGTTCCCGGCCGCGAGGGCTTCCATACCGTGCGCGTCCTCGCTAAATCGGGCTACTGCGCCTTGTCGGTGGATCTCTTGGGGACGGGCGGGTCCTTCCGCCCCGAGGTCGGACAGGAGCTGGACAGCGAGGAAAGCGCTCTCGCCGTCGCCGCAGTGGCGAGGCCGGTGGCGACCATCTTGGGAATTCCGCGCTGGGACGTCTACGGGGAGACCGGCGTGGGTACCAACGGCGCCCTGCTGCTGGCCCGCCGCTCCGACGTCCGCTCGGTGGTCGTCTCCGCGGCGTTCTACCTTCGCTTCGGTCCCGTTTCAGGCCAACTGTTCGATCCGGCGTTCCGCGCCTTCGTTGCGGCAACTCCTTATCTACCGGGGGATCCCGCGTTGCTTAATCTCTTTTTCGGGGCGGCCTATCCCGATGTCCTGGCCGCGGCCGTCGCCGCGACACTGGGGCCGCCGCCGCAAACCGTGCCGTCCGGGCCCTTCAACGAAGTGGCCGCGGTGCCCTTCGGCTTCGATCCGGTCGCTGGCGAGTTTGTCCTGGAGGCTCCGATCCAGGATGCCGCTCCCGCGCGGGCGGACGCCCTCTTCATTCAGGGTTCCCCCGATCCGATCGGCAGCGAGGCCGGCACGGCCGAGTTGGTGGCCGCCTACGGCGCTAGCGGCGGAGGCCAGGCGGAGAGCGTGACCTTGCCCGGAGCCTCGCACCTGATGCGGTTCGACGCGCCGATCAGCGACGGCCCCGACAGCGCCTTTTGGGAGCCGTTATTGAGTTTCTTGGCCACGCATTGA